In the Pseudomonas sp. ADAK2 genome, one interval contains:
- a CDS encoding LysR family transcriptional regulator: MVPSLASIASRLRLKQLRLLIALDDRGSLHKAAEQISISQSGATKALHEVESLLGMPLFERQPKGLVANEMGRCMIRYARLIYSDVEHLREEMLSIMQGQGGRLSVGVIMGAVPLLTRALSALRLKQPELSVELVENTSATLLGLLDQGRLDLAICRTSVGQRSDAYDCIELSEEPLAVVASKDHPLARSESLQLSQLSDYRWVVYPKDMPMRQALERELNEAGLEIPRYPLETSSTFATILLVQQDPTLLAVIPVEVAEFCEQYDLLVKLPVSLRALIEPYGVISRAGADLSPAATLLINELQQDLIT; the protein is encoded by the coding sequence ATGGTTCCTTCCCTCGCCAGCATTGCTTCACGCTTGCGCCTCAAACAGTTGCGCTTGCTGATTGCCCTCGATGATCGCGGCTCGCTGCACAAGGCGGCCGAGCAGATTTCGATCTCCCAGTCCGGCGCCACCAAAGCCTTGCATGAAGTCGAGTCGTTGCTTGGCATGCCGCTGTTCGAACGCCAGCCCAAAGGCCTGGTGGCCAATGAAATGGGGCGATGCATGATTCGTTATGCGCGGCTGATCTACAGCGATGTCGAGCACCTGCGCGAGGAAATGCTCAGCATCATGCAAGGCCAGGGCGGGCGGTTGTCGGTGGGAGTGATCATGGGCGCGGTGCCGTTGCTGACCCGGGCCTTGAGCGCGTTACGCCTCAAGCAGCCGGAGTTGTCGGTGGAACTGGTGGAAAACACCAGCGCCACGTTGTTGGGGCTGCTGGATCAAGGACGGCTGGATCTGGCGATTTGTCGCACCAGCGTCGGCCAACGCTCGGACGCTTATGACTGTATCGAGCTGAGTGAAGAACCCTTGGCGGTGGTCGCGAGCAAGGATCATCCGCTGGCCCGTTCCGAATCGTTGCAGCTGTCGCAATTGAGTGATTACCGCTGGGTCGTCTACCCCAAAGACATGCCGATGCGTCAGGCCCTGGAGCGCGAGCTCAACGAAGCGGGGCTTGAGATCCCGCGTTATCCGCTGGAAACCTCGTCGACCTTCGCCACCATTCTCCTGGTGCAGCAAGACCCGACGCTGTTGGCGGTGATCCCGGTGGAAGTCGCCGAGTTCTGCGAGCAATACGATTTGCTGGTGAAACTGCCGGTGTCGTTGCGCGCGTTGATCGAGCCCTATGGCGTGATCAGCCGGGCCGGCGCCGATCTGTCTCCGGCGGCGACCCTGCTGATCAACGAACTGCAACAGGACCTGATTACTTGA
- a CDS encoding cyclase family protein, producing the protein MCDHNTNNTAADRSPDAKKLLEGLPTNWGKWGPDDEVGALNYLQSAEVLRGIASVRQGKTFTLQVQIGHPKGEPLWPGRRPSMRVNVLDKGHFLAGKTHFDGHVEYADDVIFMHLQGSTQYDALGHVWHDNKLWNGYDAMSTIGSMDKASILPIAERGIVGRAVLIDMARHRGKTVLDKGETFTHLDLLAAAKAQGIEIEKRDILIIRTGWIGSFYEREPDEFYKDFAEPGLTFSRELVEWFHQMEIPNLVTDTMANEVAVDPASGVMIPLHNALMRNLGVTFTEVALLDELASDCAADGQWKFLYTAAPLKIVGGTGAPVNPIVIK; encoded by the coding sequence ATGTGCGACCACAACACCAATAACACCGCCGCCGACCGTTCTCCCGACGCTAAAAAACTCCTCGAAGGCCTGCCCACCAACTGGGGCAAATGGGGGCCGGACGATGAAGTCGGCGCCCTGAATTACCTGCAAAGCGCCGAGGTTCTGCGCGGCATTGCGTCGGTGCGCCAGGGCAAGACCTTCACCCTGCAAGTACAAATCGGCCATCCCAAGGGCGAACCGCTGTGGCCCGGCCGCCGCCCGTCGATGCGGGTCAACGTGCTGGACAAGGGCCATTTCCTGGCCGGTAAAACCCACTTCGACGGCCATGTGGAGTACGCCGACGACGTGATCTTCATGCACCTGCAAGGCTCGACCCAGTACGACGCCTTGGGTCACGTGTGGCACGACAACAAACTGTGGAATGGCTACGACGCCATGAGCACCATCGGCAGCATGGACAAGGCCAGCATCCTGCCGATTGCCGAGCGCGGAATTGTCGGGCGCGCGGTGTTGATCGACATGGCCCGCCATCGCGGCAAAACGGTACTGGACAAGGGCGAAACCTTCACCCACCTGGACTTGCTGGCGGCAGCGAAAGCCCAGGGCATCGAGATCGAGAAGCGCGACATCCTGATCATCCGCACCGGTTGGATCGGCTCGTTCTACGAGCGCGAACCGGACGAGTTCTACAAGGATTTCGCCGAGCCGGGCCTGACCTTCAGCCGTGAGTTGGTGGAGTGGTTTCACCAGATGGAAATCCCCAACCTGGTCACCGACACCATGGCCAACGAAGTGGCAGTCGACCCGGCCTCCGGGGTGATGATCCCGCTGCATAATGCGTTGATGCGCAACCTCGGCGTGACCTTCACCGAAGTGGCGCTGCTCGATGAACTGGCCAGCGACTGTGCCGCCGACGGCCAGTGGAAATTCCTCTACACCGCCGCACCGCTGAAGATCGTCGGTGGCACTGGCGCCCCGGTGAATCCAATCGTGATCAAGTAA
- a CDS encoding NIPSNAP family protein, which yields MFYEMRTYTIQIGKMQTYLKHFEANGLPVISRYATLVGWWYTEIGELNQVIHIWAYPSLDERITKRAALYQDPDWLEGFVPVAFPMLEKMESKLLIAADFSPIK from the coding sequence ATGTTTTACGAAATGCGTACCTACACGATCCAGATCGGAAAAATGCAGACCTACCTCAAGCACTTCGAAGCGAACGGCCTGCCGGTGATCTCCCGCTACGCCACGCTGGTGGGCTGGTGGTACACGGAAATCGGCGAGCTGAACCAGGTGATCCATATCTGGGCCTACCCGAGCCTTGATGAGCGGATCACCAAGCGCGCGGCGCTGTATCAGGACCCGGACTGGCTCGAAGGCTTTGTGCCAGTCGCGTTCCCGATGCTGGAAAAAATGGAATCGAAACTGCTGATCGCCGCCGATTTCTCGCCGATCAAATAA
- a CDS encoding iron-containing alcohol dehydrogenase — protein MNPFQFYFPTTLKSGNGLVRQAGALLKPHVRKKLLVVTDEGLMASGVMEGFFASLTESEISYEVFSGVEPNPTTDVLERAVAFLKNHDCDSVIGVGGGSSIDTAKGVAAMATNPGNILDYEGYDKLLHPPLPVFAIPTTSGTGSECTASTVFTNTKTLFKTVIISPALFPKLAILDAELTLKLPPSITAATGMDALTHAIESYVSKQANPVSQALALQAIKMICTHLPKAFFAGSDLHAREQMLLGSFLAGVAFAQSKLGNVHAISHTFGGVFNIPHGIANATLLPYVIEYNLAACPELFREIAIAMGEDVDGLSPARAGYKVVEHVMALNKAIGIPANIKDLGVDLDYMPQMVSDSMRSGNVLVNPRLTTAADIERIITHAFHGTHS, from the coding sequence ATGAACCCGTTCCAGTTTTATTTCCCCACGACCTTGAAGAGCGGTAACGGCCTGGTGCGTCAGGCCGGTGCATTGCTCAAGCCTCACGTTCGAAAAAAACTGCTGGTGGTCACCGATGAAGGGTTGATGGCGTCGGGCGTGATGGAAGGCTTTTTCGCTTCGCTGACTGAAAGCGAGATCAGTTACGAAGTGTTTTCCGGCGTTGAGCCCAACCCTACAACTGACGTGCTGGAGCGCGCCGTCGCGTTCCTGAAAAACCACGACTGCGATTCGGTGATCGGCGTCGGTGGCGGTAGCAGCATCGACACTGCCAAGGGGGTCGCAGCCATGGCCACCAACCCCGGCAACATCCTTGACTACGAAGGCTACGACAAACTGCTGCACCCGCCGCTGCCGGTGTTCGCCATCCCCACCACCTCCGGCACCGGCAGCGAATGCACCGCCTCTACCGTATTCACCAACACCAAAACCCTGTTCAAAACCGTGATCATCAGCCCGGCGCTGTTTCCGAAGCTGGCGATTCTCGACGCTGAACTGACCCTCAAATTACCGCCGTCGATCACCGCCGCTACCGGCATGGACGCCTTGACCCACGCCATCGAATCCTACGTATCGAAGCAGGCCAATCCGGTCAGCCAGGCCCTGGCGCTGCAAGCAATCAAGATGATTTGCACGCACCTGCCCAAGGCGTTTTTCGCCGGCTCGGACTTGCATGCCCGGGAACAGATGCTGCTCGGTTCGTTCCTCGCCGGCGTCGCGTTCGCCCAGTCAAAACTCGGCAACGTACACGCGATCTCCCACACCTTCGGCGGCGTGTTCAACATCCCCCACGGCATCGCCAACGCGACGCTGCTGCCCTATGTCATCGAATACAACCTGGCGGCCTGCCCGGAACTGTTTCGCGAGATCGCCATCGCCATGGGCGAAGACGTCGACGGCCTGAGTCCCGCCCGCGCCGGGTACAAGGTGGTGGAGCACGTGATGGCGCTGAATAAAGCCATCGGCATCCCCGCCAACATCAAGGACCTGGGCGTGGACCTCGACTACATGCCGCAGATGGTCAGCGACTCGATGCGCAGCGGCAACGTGCTGGTCAACCCACGCCTGACCACCGCCGCCGACATCGAACGGATCATCACCCACGCCTTCCACGGCACTCATTCCTGA
- a CDS encoding SDR family oxidoreductase — MDLGISGRWAIVCAASKGLGLACARALAKEGVNLVINARGEDALQVAATELRGLGVEVRTVIGDISEPSVREQVLAACPQVDILVNNAGGPPPGDFRDWQREDWLKALDANMLTPIELIKACVDGMAARGFGRIVNITSGAVKAPIDVLGLSNGARSGLTGFIAGLARQSRLAGNNVTINNLLPGPFETERLHKTLSAAADANGTSVEAVSEQRRKHVPAQRFGQPDEFGAYCAFICSAQGGFLTGQNLLLDGGSYPGTF, encoded by the coding sequence ATGGATTTAGGAATATCAGGCCGTTGGGCCATCGTCTGCGCCGCCAGCAAAGGGCTGGGGCTGGCCTGTGCGCGGGCCTTGGCGAAGGAGGGCGTGAACCTGGTGATCAACGCTCGTGGGGAAGACGCCTTGCAAGTTGCCGCCACTGAACTGCGTGGCCTCGGTGTCGAAGTGCGCACCGTGATCGGCGACATCAGCGAACCCTCGGTGCGCGAACAGGTTCTGGCGGCCTGTCCGCAGGTGGACATCCTGGTCAACAACGCCGGCGGCCCGCCACCGGGTGATTTCCGCGACTGGCAGCGCGAAGATTGGTTGAAGGCGCTGGACGCCAACATGCTCACGCCGATCGAACTGATCAAGGCCTGCGTCGATGGCATGGCCGCGCGCGGCTTCGGGCGCATTGTCAACATCACCTCCGGCGCGGTGAAGGCGCCGATTGATGTGCTGGGTTTGTCCAACGGCGCTCGCAGCGGCCTCACCGGTTTTATCGCCGGGCTCGCGCGGCAGTCGCGGTTGGCGGGGAACAACGTGACCATCAATAACTTGCTGCCCGGCCCATTCGAAACCGAGCGTTTGCACAAAACCCTGAGCGCCGCCGCCGACGCCAACGGCACCAGTGTTGAAGCCGTCAGCGAGCAACGGCGCAAACACGTACCGGCCCAGCGCTTCGGCCAGCCCGATGAATTCGGCGCCTATTGCGCGTTCATTTGCAGCGCTCAGGGCGGGTTCCTCACCGGGCAAAACCTGTTGCTGGATGGCGGCAGCTACCCCGGCACGTTCTGA
- a CDS encoding MFS transporter: protein MNNPSAETLSLAATERPTSVRWRIFLIMLLLTAINYIDRASLSVALPLISSEFQIPPALEGLMLSAFFWSYALMQIPGGMLLDRFQTRRVIVIATVAWGAFQALAAGAHNWIILLITRMGLGIAESPIMPAGAKLNGAWLTPNERGRGAVLVDGGAPLGSAFGAIIIAGLIGWFDSWRIAFVIAGIGTMLAGVLAWKYIRNHPSEHPGVNAAELAHITEGNRKTSQPGAVTSIALKELLKDRSVLAMFAGYCCILSVFYGLLTWMPSYLHQTHGLNISSMGGATFLIFMCGFVGELVGGYLGDKWKSSGASPNLVMRSMFSGSALVAALCMLAVAYTTEASKAIGLLCVAMFFIRWCGMYWCIPSILGGTSKTGVLAGTMNFCGNMAGVIVPILIGLIVQFTGSYFLVLIFFVVMAALLAIFSSLIDYRERGLA from the coding sequence ATGAACAATCCGAGTGCCGAAACACTTTCCCTCGCCGCCACCGAACGTCCCACCAGCGTACGCTGGCGCATCTTCCTGATCATGTTGCTGCTGACCGCAATCAACTACATCGACCGCGCCTCTCTGTCGGTGGCGTTGCCGCTGATTTCCAGCGAATTCCAGATCCCGCCGGCGCTGGAAGGCTTGATGCTCAGCGCGTTTTTCTGGTCTTACGCGTTGATGCAGATTCCCGGCGGTATGCTGCTGGATCGCTTCCAGACCCGCCGCGTGATCGTCATTGCAACCGTCGCCTGGGGCGCATTCCAGGCTTTGGCCGCTGGCGCGCACAACTGGATCATTCTGCTGATCACGCGCATGGGCCTGGGCATCGCCGAATCGCCGATCATGCCCGCCGGCGCCAAGCTCAACGGCGCCTGGCTGACCCCCAACGAACGTGGACGCGGCGCGGTGCTGGTGGACGGCGGCGCGCCGTTGGGCAGCGCGTTTGGCGCGATCATCATTGCCGGGCTGATCGGCTGGTTTGACTCGTGGCGCATTGCGTTTGTGATCGCCGGCATCGGCACCATGCTCGCCGGTGTGCTGGCCTGGAAATACATCCGCAACCACCCCAGCGAACACCCTGGCGTCAACGCTGCGGAACTGGCGCACATCACCGAAGGCAATCGCAAGACCAGCCAACCCGGCGCGGTGACCAGCATTGCCCTCAAAGAACTGCTCAAGGACCGCTCGGTGTTGGCGATGTTCGCCGGTTACTGCTGCATCCTCAGCGTGTTCTACGGCTTGCTGACCTGGATGCCGAGCTACTTGCACCAGACTCACGGTTTGAACATTTCCAGCATGGGCGGCGCGACGTTCCTGATCTTCATGTGCGGTTTCGTCGGCGAACTGGTGGGCGGTTATCTGGGCGATAAATGGAAGTCCAGCGGCGCCTCGCCCAACCTGGTGATGCGCAGCATGTTCAGCGGTTCGGCACTGGTGGCGGCGCTGTGCATGTTGGCGGTGGCCTATACGACTGAGGCGAGCAAGGCGATTGGCCTGCTGTGCGTGGCGATGTTTTTCATTCGCTGGTGCGGCATGTACTGGTGCATTCCGTCGATCCTCGGCGGCACCTCGAAAACCGGCGTGCTGGCCGGCACCATGAATTTCTGCGGGAACATGGCCGGGGTGATCGTGCCGATCCTGATCGGCTTGATCGTGCAGTTCACCGGCTCGTACTTCCTGGTGCTGATCTTCTTCGTGGTCATGGCCGCGCTGCTGGCGATTTTCTCCAGCCTGATCGATTATCGGGAACGGGGTCTGGCTTGA